The Qingrenia yutianensis genome includes a window with the following:
- a CDS encoding S-layer homology domain-containing protein produces the protein MVKRVLGLLMALCVMFPVLPTAVFAIDEEGEIKTAMKAIKDGIGTMGIYNDMTADEFLSAAKKILPDGSTVELGFSKETDFRIYNATSEKDGSIFVNIMFKCGPYTRHEMYDAKIPKLTGDAATANADKENLAKDIAAAKAIFQNVSLDPDVTAEDILESVKKVITNGSTVELTGEFEKVDSTATKKGSAKCFIKFTLGNETDTMRVYNTLRLLETTDETNKDADKEDSKTTDENTETKTEINFADVADDAYYASAVKWAVGKNITQGTSETTFSPDLTCTRAQILTFLWRAVGSPKAEIENPFTDISASDYFYDAAIWAYGKDMVTGDKFEGNTPCTRSSTVEYLWKNANSPRTEISGTFSDVSNGAGFAEAVAWAVKNNVTAGTSATTFSPDDTCTRGQIVTFLSRALED, from the coding sequence ATGGTTAAGAGAGTATTAGGTTTACTGATGGCATTATGCGTAATGTTTCCGGTTTTGCCGACGGCGGTTTTCGCTATTGATGAAGAGGGCGAAATTAAAACCGCAATGAAAGCAATCAAAGACGGTATCGGCACAATGGGTATCTATAACGATATGACAGCAGATGAGTTTTTGAGCGCGGCTAAGAAAATTCTTCCCGACGGAAGCACGGTTGAACTTGGTTTCTCGAAAGAAACAGACTTCCGCATTTACAACGCTACAAGCGAAAAAGACGGTTCGATTTTCGTAAACATTATGTTTAAGTGCGGACCTTACACACGTCACGAAATGTATGACGCAAAAATCCCGAAACTTACGGGCGACGCGGCAACGGCAAACGCTGACAAAGAAAATCTTGCAAAAGATATAGCGGCGGCAAAAGCAATCTTCCAGAACGTTTCGCTCGACCCCGACGTTACGGCAGAGGACATTTTGGAGTCGGTTAAAAAAGTTATCACAAACGGAAGCACTGTTGAGCTTACAGGCGAATTTGAAAAAGTAGATTCTACCGCAACAAAAAAAGGTTCGGCAAAATGCTTTATTAAATTCACACTCGGAAATGAAACAGACACTATGAGAGTTTACAACACACTCCGCCTGCTTGAAACAACCGACGAAACAAACAAAGACGCTGACAAAGAGGACAGCAAAACAACAGACGAAAATACAGAAACAAAGACAGAAATCAATTTTGCGGACGTTGCAGACGATGCGTATTATGCTTCTGCTGTAAAATGGGCAGTAGGCAAAAACATCACACAGGGCACAAGCGAAACAACTTTCTCGCCCGATTTGACCTGCACAAGAGCGCAGATTTTGACATTCCTCTGGCGTGCGGTAGGTTCGCCCAAGGCTGAAATCGAAAATCCGTTCACAGACATCTCGGCAAGCGACTACTTCTATGACGCGGCAATCTGGGCATACGGCAAAGATATGGTTACGGGTGACAAATTTGAGGGCAACACTCCCTGCACAAGGTCGTCCACCGTTGAATATTTGTGGAAAAACGCAAACTCGCCGAGAACCGAAATTTCGGGCACGTTCAGCGACGTTTCAAACGGCGCGGGCTTTGCCGAGGCGGTTGCGTGGGCGGTTAAAAACAACGTTACCGCAGGTACAAGCGCAACAACATTCTCACCCGACGATACTTGCACAAGGGGACAGATTGTTACATTCTTGAGCAGAGCTTTGGAAGACTAA
- a CDS encoding CAP and S-layer homology domain-containing protein translates to MKKFLACACAAALMLGAVQTPHTTAYAITVIDDAQTACEKNMERFLDLLEKADVDVNFTKEDMENLLFGACEYSTNSFVGTGFLVERFKVVSPTATKAGYVSADVSIFIDDGEEALTVKKEIPAGTDSRAFGGLTTDDGDSEPVKEDVSDGKIDEATAKKYINAAKKAISDAMWTFEVSNDTTSTDILKMAMDATDNNDVIITLDKANFKIVKSSSTVNGTVSATLTLKCGTVEDAVPAAKTLPLIVNETTKAIDEDRHLIGVAMDEIAYDNRTTKEEMLEVAEKAVKNGTKVSWKSFNKINATFKEDGNITAYLTMTLGDEERETRFSETLPKLVRKLPVDKTLINKEEWEILRLTNIERNKVGSVLLTMPEVLQNACSIREVELVESFSHTRPNGQKPFTAITGLSYSTAGENIYKCDAKARAVSGENAMNSWMNSDGHRANLLKSGYNYMGVGVYDAEETGTAVQLFAGVPTWITSVVTASGKTNYIDTDEMQKDYLICTASDGMVSYVPIDLEYMTKTESGYTLNLRMSDSADRIYLTTGGSANWSKPVKNTEEETKTEDNKTENTNTSNVTAFADVKSADYFADAVKWAVERNITQGTGASTFSPNDTCTRAQILTFLWRAVGSPKAEIENPFADVSSSDYYYDAALWAYGKGMVSGSKFDGNTPCTRSSTVEYLWKNANSPRTEISGTFSDVSNGAGFAEAVAWAVKNNVTAGTSATTFSPDDTCTRGQIVTFLNRAIQ, encoded by the coding sequence ATGAAGAAATTTTTGGCTTGTGCCTGTGCGGCGGCGCTTATGCTCGGCGCAGTGCAGACACCGCATACAACTGCGTACGCCATAACGGTGATTGACGACGCGCAGACTGCGTGCGAGAAAAATATGGAACGTTTTCTCGATTTGCTCGAAAAAGCGGATGTGGATGTAAACTTTACTAAAGAAGATATGGAAAACCTTTTGTTCGGTGCGTGCGAATACTCGACAAACTCGTTTGTCGGCACGGGATTTTTGGTTGAACGTTTTAAGGTTGTAAGTCCCACGGCAACAAAGGCAGGATATGTGAGCGCAGATGTGAGCATTTTTATAGACGACGGCGAGGAGGCACTCACGGTTAAAAAAGAAATTCCGGCAGGCACCGACAGCAGGGCGTTCGGCGGTTTGACTACCGACGACGGCGACAGCGAACCTGTGAAGGAAGACGTTTCCGACGGCAAAATAGACGAGGCAACGGCTAAAAAATACATAAATGCGGCAAAAAAAGCGATAAGCGACGCTATGTGGACTTTTGAGGTTTCAAACGACACAACTTCAACAGACATTTTGAAAATGGCTATGGACGCGACGGATAACAACGATGTTATAATCACGCTTGACAAGGCGAATTTTAAAATTGTCAAATCGTCGAGCACGGTAAACGGCACCGTTTCCGCAACTCTCACGCTCAAGTGCGGTACCGTTGAGGACGCGGTTCCCGCGGCAAAAACACTTCCTTTGATTGTGAACGAAACAACAAAGGCGATTGACGAGGACAGACATCTTATCGGCGTTGCAATGGACGAAATTGCGTACGACAACAGAACCACAAAGGAAGAAATGCTTGAAGTTGCCGAAAAAGCTGTTAAAAACGGCACAAAAGTGTCCTGGAAATCGTTTAACAAAATAAACGCGACATTCAAAGAGGACGGCAACATCACCGCTTATCTTACAATGACTCTCGGCGATGAAGAACGCGAAACGCGTTTCAGCGAAACACTTCCCAAGCTTGTAAGAAAACTGCCGGTTGACAAAACCTTGATTAACAAAGAAGAATGGGAAATTTTAAGACTTACAAACATTGAGAGAAACAAAGTCGGCTCGGTGCTCCTCACAATGCCCGAGGTTTTGCAGAATGCGTGCAGTATCCGTGAGGTTGAACTTGTGGAAAGCTTTTCGCATACAAGACCGAACGGACAAAAACCCTTCACTGCAATTACAGGGTTGAGCTATTCGACCGCGGGCGAAAACATCTATAAATGTGACGCAAAGGCGCGCGCAGTTTCGGGCGAAAATGCGATGAATTCCTGGATGAACAGTGACGGACACCGCGCAAACCTCCTCAAAAGCGGTTATAACTATATGGGCGTCGGCGTATATGACGCTGAAGAAACAGGCACGGCTGTTCAGCTTTTTGCAGGTGTTCCGACTTGGATTACTTCGGTTGTTACCGCATCGGGCAAGACGAACTACATAGATACGGACGAAATGCAGAAAGATTATCTTATCTGCACAGCGAGCGACGGAATGGTTTCATATGTTCCGATTGACCTTGAGTATATGACAAAAACCGAAAGCGGTTACACGCTTAATCTCCGTATGAGCGACTCGGCGGACAGAATTTATCTTACAACGGGCGGCAGCGCAAACTGGTCCAAACCTGTGAAGAACACCGAGGAAGAAACAAAAACCGAAGATAACAAAACGGAAAATACAAATACATCAAACGTCACTGCATTTGCAGACGTAAAATCCGCCGATTATTTTGCCGATGCGGTAAAATGGGCGGTTGAAAGAAACATCACACAGGGCACGGGCGCATCGACGTTCTCGCCGAATGACACCTGCACAAGAGCGCAGATTCTGACATTCCTCTGGCGTGCGGTAGGTTCGCCCAAGGCTGAAATCGAAAATCCGTTTGCAGATGTATCGTCAAGCGACTATTACTATGACGCGGCGCTTTGGGCGTACGGCAAAGGTATGGTTTCGGGCAGTAAATTTGACGGAAATACACCTTGCACAAGGTCGTCCACCGTTGAATATCTGTGGAAAAATGCAAACTCGCCGAGAACCGAAATTTCGGGCACGTTCAGCGACGTTTCAAACGGCGCGGGCTTTGCCGAGGCGGTTGCGTGGGCGGTTAAAAACAACGTTACCGCAGGTACAAGCGCAACAACATTCTCACCCGACGATACTTGCACAAGGGGACAGATTGTTACATTCTTAAACAGGGCAATACAATAA
- a CDS encoding sugar kinase translates to MFKANTEFDIIGMGEVMLRLSPPAKEKISQCETFEKTIGGSELNVVSGASMLGVRSAIITKIPQNKIGHFVRNKIRYGNVSDDYIVYDQSADARLGVYYYESGAYPRKSTVIYDRARSSMCTLSLDELPSDIYEKTKVFHISSITLAIDKNLRETALEMIKRFHKAGALISFDVNYRSALWSEEEAREVIQSILKYVDFLFVSEETSRRMLQREGTLEEIMQGYVKDYGCKLVATTRREVISPMRHNFNSKIFYGGKFYEEKPYNNIEVIDRIGSGDAYLAGVLYGLIKTGDITSALEIGNATSAVKNTVVGDMSASSIDEILSVIKSHKATGRQDEMVR, encoded by the coding sequence ATGTTTAAAGCAAACACGGAATTTGACATTATCGGTATGGGTGAAGTTATGTTACGCCTGTCACCGCCGGCAAAAGAGAAAATTTCGCAGTGCGAAACGTTTGAAAAAACAATCGGCGGAAGTGAGCTTAACGTTGTGTCGGGCGCGTCTATGCTCGGCGTGCGCTCGGCAATAATCACAAAAATTCCGCAAAACAAAATCGGGCATTTTGTGCGCAACAAAATCCGCTACGGAAACGTGAGCGACGATTACATTGTCTACGACCAATCTGCTGACGCGCGTCTGGGTGTCTATTATTACGAGAGCGGTGCTTACCCGAGAAAATCGACCGTCATTTACGACCGTGCTCGTTCGTCTATGTGCACATTGAGTTTAGACGAACTTCCGAGCGATATTTACGAAAAAACAAAGGTTTTCCACATCAGCAGTATCACGCTTGCGATAGACAAAAACCTTCGTGAAACCGCGCTCGAAATGATTAAGCGTTTTCACAAAGCCGGTGCGCTTATTTCGTTTGACGTAAACTACCGTTCCGCGCTGTGGAGCGAGGAAGAGGCGCGAGAGGTTATACAAAGCATTTTAAAATACGTCGATTTTCTTTTTGTTTCGGAGGAAACGTCGCGCCGTATGCTCCAAAGAGAGGGCACGCTTGAAGAAATTATGCAGGGATACGTTAAAGATTACGGATGCAAACTTGTGGCAACCACGCGCCGTGAAGTTATTTCGCCGATGCGCCACAATTTTAATTCAAAAATCTTTTACGGCGGCAAATTCTACGAAGAAAAACCGTATAACAACATTGAGGTTATCGACCGTATAGGAAGCGGTGACGCGTATCTTGCAGGCGTTTTGTACGGTCTTATCAAAACGGGCGATATTACAAGCGCGCTCGAAATAGGCAATGCCACATCGGCGGTTAAAAACACCGTTGTTGGCGATATGTCGGCAAGCAGTATCGACGAAATTTTAAGTGTTATAAAGTCGCACAAGGCAACGGGAAGACAGGACGAAATGGTGAGATAA